The following proteins are encoded in a genomic region of Streptomyces lunaelactis:
- a CDS encoding DeoR/GlpR family DNA-binding transcription regulator, with translation MSDNQNLLAEQRRALILDEVRRRGGVRVNELTRKLNVSDMTVRRDLDALARQGVIEKVHGGAVPVVEASTHEPGFEAKSALELSAKEDIARAAARMAVPGSAIALSGGTTTYALAHHLLEVPDLTVVTNSVRVADVFHAAQRAGAAGNQRPGAATVVLTGGVRTPSDSLVGPVADQAIRSLHFDVLFLGVHGISVEAGLSTPNLAEAETNRRFVQAARRVVVVADHTKWGTVGLSSFARLAEVDTLVTDAGLSAEAREEIAELLPGLVVAGGPESAGGQDG, from the coding sequence GTGAGCGACAACCAGAACCTGCTCGCGGAGCAGCGGCGTGCTCTGATCCTCGACGAGGTGCGCAGGCGTGGCGGGGTGCGGGTCAATGAGCTCACCCGCAAGCTCAATGTCTCCGACATGACCGTACGCAGGGATCTGGACGCCCTGGCCCGCCAGGGGGTCATCGAGAAGGTCCACGGCGGTGCGGTGCCGGTGGTCGAGGCGAGCACGCACGAGCCGGGGTTCGAGGCCAAGTCGGCGCTGGAGCTGAGCGCCAAGGAGGACATCGCGCGGGCGGCGGCACGGATGGCGGTGCCCGGCAGCGCGATCGCGCTGTCCGGCGGCACCACGACCTATGCCCTGGCGCACCATCTGCTGGAGGTGCCCGATCTGACGGTGGTCACCAACTCGGTGCGGGTCGCGGATGTGTTCCACGCGGCGCAGCGGGCGGGTGCGGCGGGCAACCAGCGGCCGGGCGCCGCCACGGTGGTCCTCACCGGCGGGGTGCGTACGCCGTCCGACTCGCTGGTCGGCCCGGTGGCCGATCAGGCGATCCGTTCGCTCCACTTCGATGTGCTCTTCCTCGGGGTGCACGGGATCTCGGTGGAGGCCGGGCTCTCCACGCCGAATCTGGCGGAGGCCGAGACGAACCGCCGGTTCGTGCAGGCCGCGCGCCGGGTGGTGGTGGTCGCGGACCACACCAAGTGGGGGACGGTGGGCCTCAGTTCCTTCGCGCGGCTCGCGGAGGTCGACACTCTGGTGACGGACGCGGGACTGTCGGCCGAGGCACGCGAGGAGATCGCGGAGCTGCTGCCGGGTCTTGTGGTGGCGGGCGGGCCCGAGAGCGCCGGCGGGCAGGACGGCTGA
- a CDS encoding SRPBCC family protein, which produces MARRLRTVELDFVESAPLRLAFSTEVTASPQAVYRALAEDVEGWACWFDAVTKATPTGEGAGRDIKLRGGALFVETILATEPDERFAYRVDETNVPGLRALLEEWRLSPTAKGTRVQWTFAADAPAPMRLMLRLGRAGLGASFRGAVRSLDRRLARSAAQ; this is translated from the coding sequence ATGGCACGCCGACTGCGCACCGTGGAGCTCGACTTCGTCGAGTCGGCCCCGCTGCGTCTGGCCTTCTCGACCGAGGTGACAGCCTCGCCGCAGGCCGTGTACCGGGCGCTCGCCGAGGATGTCGAGGGCTGGGCCTGCTGGTTCGACGCCGTCACCAAGGCCACGCCCACCGGCGAAGGCGCGGGCCGCGACATCAAACTCAGGGGCGGCGCGCTCTTCGTCGAGACGATACTGGCGACGGAGCCCGACGAGCGCTTCGCCTACCGGGTCGACGAGACCAATGTCCCTGGTCTGCGCGCCCTGTTGGAGGAGTGGCGGCTCAGCCCCACCGCCAAGGGCACCCGGGTGCAGTGGACCTTCGCCGCGGACGCCCCGGCGCCCATGCGCCTGATGCTGCGGCTGGGCCGCGCGGGCCTGGGCGCCTCGTTCAGGGGCGCGGTGCGCAGCCTCGACCGAAGGCTCGCCCGGTCAGCGGCACAGTGA
- a CDS encoding PLP-dependent cysteine synthase family protein, with protein MSTSEKPVAGEAIETVDVDRSDPDYRAWLKEAVRKVQADANRSADTHLLRFPLPEEWGIDLYLKDESTHPTGSLKHRLARSLFLYGLCNGWIRPGKPVIEASSGSTAVSEAYFAKLIGVPFVAVMPRTTSAEKCRLIEYHGGQCHFVDDSRKIYEESAALAERTGGHYMDQFTYAERATDWRGNNNIAESMYQQLRLERYPEPAWIVATAGTGGTSATIARYVHYMQHDTRICVPDPENSCFFDGWTRRDASASTDCGSRIEGIGRPRMEPSFVPGAIDRMMKVPDAASIAAVRALDAAIGRKAGGSTGTGLWSALKIVAEMVARGQKGSVVTLICDPGDRYLDKYYSDAWLAEQGLDIAPYTAAIEQFLATGAWR; from the coding sequence ATGAGTACCAGTGAGAAGCCAGTGGCGGGCGAGGCGATCGAGACCGTCGATGTGGACCGCAGCGATCCGGATTACCGGGCCTGGCTGAAGGAGGCGGTACGCAAGGTCCAGGCCGACGCCAACCGCTCCGCCGACACCCACCTGCTGCGATTCCCCCTGCCCGAGGAGTGGGGGATCGACCTCTACCTCAAGGACGAGTCCACCCATCCGACAGGCAGCCTCAAGCACCGGCTCGCGCGATCGCTCTTTCTCTACGGTCTCTGCAATGGCTGGATCCGTCCGGGCAAGCCGGTCATCGAGGCGTCCAGCGGCTCGACCGCCGTCTCCGAGGCGTACTTCGCCAAACTGATCGGCGTCCCCTTCGTCGCCGTGATGCCGCGCACCACGAGCGCCGAGAAGTGCAGGCTGATCGAATACCACGGTGGGCAGTGCCACTTCGTCGACGACTCGCGGAAGATCTACGAGGAGTCGGCGGCGCTCGCGGAGCGGACCGGCGGCCACTACATGGACCAGTTCACCTACGCGGAGCGGGCGACCGACTGGCGCGGCAACAACAACATCGCCGAATCGATGTACCAGCAGCTGAGGTTGGAGCGCTATCCGGAGCCCGCCTGGATCGTCGCGACGGCCGGCACCGGCGGCACGTCGGCCACCATCGCCCGCTATGTGCACTACATGCAGCACGACACCCGGATCTGTGTTCCCGACCCGGAGAACTCCTGTTTTTTCGACGGCTGGACTCGGCGCGACGCGTCCGCGAGCACCGACTGCGGCTCCCGTATCGAGGGCATAGGGCGGCCACGCATGGAGCCGAGCTTCGTGCCCGGAGCCATCGACCGGATGATGAAGGTGCCCGACGCGGCGAGCATCGCCGCCGTACGCGCCCTGGACGCGGCCATCGGCCGCAAGGCGGGCGGCTCCACCGGCACCGGGCTGTGGAGCGCGCTGAAGATCGTCGCCGAGATGGTGGCCAGGGGGCAGAAGGGCAGCGTGGTCACCCTGATCTGCGACCCGGGCGACCGCTACCTCGACAAGTACTACTCCGACGCCTGGCTGGCCGAGCAGGGCCTGGACATCGCTCCGTACACCGCGGCGATCGAGCAGTTCCTCGCGACGGGTGCCTGGCGCTGA
- a CDS encoding ATP-binding protein — translation MISQPSRHCTVELQALPSRIGQVRRIISAQLRYWHLDPLIDQAALGVTELLTNVHRHAEPDKLCTVEIELLLDRLTVSVHDHDPRLPTVRDAEVFATSGRGLGLIAAVSDSWGVRPQGETGKIVWFTLSAPSPAVGLPPRPVVNGSTTDGPFPGTASAADTHDGKRERAAARSAVAG, via the coding sequence GTGATCAGCCAGCCAAGCAGGCACTGCACGGTGGAGCTCCAGGCCCTGCCGTCGCGGATCGGTCAGGTCCGCAGAATCATCTCCGCGCAATTGCGCTACTGGCATCTTGACCCTCTGATCGACCAAGCAGCTCTCGGCGTCACGGAGTTGCTGACCAATGTGCACCGTCATGCCGAGCCGGACAAACTGTGCACCGTGGAGATAGAGCTGCTGCTCGACCGGCTAACGGTCTCGGTCCATGACCACGATCCACGTCTTCCCACCGTCCGGGACGCCGAGGTCTTCGCCACCTCGGGGCGCGGGCTCGGGCTGATCGCGGCGGTGAGCGACAGCTGGGGCGTACGGCCACAGGGCGAGACGGGCAAGATCGTGTGGTTCACGCTCTCCGCGCCCTCGCCCGCCGTGGGCCTCCCGCCCCGCCCGGTGGTGAACGGGTCCACGACCGACGGGCCCTTCCCGGGCACGGCGAGCGCGGCGGATACGCATGACGGGAAGCGCGAACGCGCTGCCGCCCGGTCGGCCGTAGCGGGCTGA